A single window of Armatimonadota bacterium DNA harbors:
- a CDS encoding ABC transporter permease — translation MTSERISPTRFALWRQYGREMSVGVFLVLLLGYFGTTPGFLRADNLRDILINAAPLVIASCGMSMVIIAGMIDISAGSALAVCAVLAGLTAKLGAPLVLVILLPMLAGAAIGAVNGWLVAFVRIPAIIVTLGMMSVLRGGIIWWTRGEWIGNLPPSFSAIGRGEVVGIPAPVLIAMGIVATAALLLARTPLGRHIYAVGGNPLAAARMGIPVRRVLWLVFVMHGALLGLSALVYASRFSVIQSNAGAGFELLAISAVVVGGVNIFGGQGTVWGSAIGGLLLQVISTGLIFRRVSEYWAPSVQGALVLLAVVADALRTRRARR, via the coding sequence ATGACTTCTGAGCGTATCTCCCCCACTCGTTTCGCCCTGTGGCGTCAGTACGGGCGCGAGATGAGCGTGGGGGTATTTCTGGTGTTGCTACTGGGCTATTTTGGCACCACCCCGGGCTTCTTGCGGGCAGACAATCTGCGCGACATTCTCATTAACGCTGCGCCGCTGGTGATTGCCTCCTGTGGGATGAGCATGGTCATCATCGCGGGCATGATAGACATCTCCGCGGGCTCTGCGCTGGCGGTGTGTGCGGTGCTCGCGGGGCTCACCGCCAAATTGGGAGCTCCTCTGGTGCTTGTCATTCTTCTGCCCATGCTGGCGGGTGCAGCTATCGGTGCGGTAAACGGGTGGCTGGTGGCTTTCGTGCGCATCCCGGCGATTATCGTCACGCTAGGCATGATGAGCGTGTTGCGCGGTGGCATTATCTGGTGGACGCGCGGCGAGTGGATTGGCAACCTGCCCCCATCCTTCTCCGCCATCGGGCGCGGCGAGGTTGTCGGTATCCCCGCGCCGGTGCTGATTGCGATGGGCATTGTGGCGACAGCCGCTCTTTTGCTGGCTCGCACCCCCTTGGGACGCCACATCTACGCGGTGGGCGGCAATCCCCTTGCTGCCGCCCGCATGGGCATCCCCGTGCGGCGTGTGTTGTGGCTGGTGTTCGTGATGCACGGCGCACTGCTGGGGCTATCTGCGCTGGTGTACGCCTCACGCTTCAGCGTCATCCAGAGCAACGCGGGTGCAGGCTTCGAACTGCTCGCCATCAGCGCGGTGGTGGTTGGCGGTGTGAACATCTTCGGCGGACAGGGCACAGTGTGGGGCAGCGCGATTGGCGGACTGTTGCTTCAGGTCATCAGCACCGGACTGATTTTCCGCCGCGTCTCCGAATACTGGGCACCCAGCGTGCAGGGCGCGCTGGTGCTGCTGGCAGTGGTGGCAGATGCTCTGCGCACGCGGAGGGCAAGGCGGTGA
- a CDS encoding hypothetical protein (possible pseudo, frameshifted), translating into MQHLADERLHQLLTWLAQQGIASETPTRETPCVFVDGTGVGYASPFLAQYLRGAQVRQQRSHVKVVALGCWQGGRVWVMGLSCGGAYADEGRLLWEWVERHGLGGLSCGTLLVGDGLYGYRAQLLVALERAGWLPVAVVRDGVWQQVRADARLRARARAQTYGWALRERYRIEQVFGSVKGAYGSVWRARSWVVARVWVWGMFVLWNMVGVVQVAGSGCFVCWWWVWGLCDFSNTLRGWEGVRNCWLNG; encoded by the coding sequence TTGCAGCATCTTGCAGACGAACGCCTGCACCAACTGCTCACTTGGCTTGCCCAGCAGGGCATCGCGTCAGAGACACCGACCCGTGAAACGCCGTGTGTGTTTGTGGATGGCACGGGCGTGGGGTATGCCTCACCGTTTTTGGCGCAGTATTTGCGTGGGGCACAGGTACGTCAGCAGCGGTCGCATGTGAAGGTGGTGGCGTTGGGGTGTTGGCAGGGGGGTCGGGTGTGGGTGATGGGGTTATCGTGTGGGGGGGCATATGCGGATGAGGGGCGTCTGTTGTGGGAGTGGGTGGAGCGTCATGGGCTTGGTGGTTTGTCGTGTGGCACTTTATTAGTTGGGGACGGGTTGTATGGTTATCGGGCGCAGTTATTGGTTGCGTTGGAGCGTGCGGGTTGGTTGCCTGTGGCAGTGGTTCGGGATGGCGTGTGGCAGCAGGTGCGTGCGGATGCGCGGTTGCGTGCGCGTGCACGTGCGCAGACATATGGTTGGGCGTTGCGGGAGCGTTATCGGATAGAGCAGGTGTTTGGTAGTGTGAAGGGAGCTTATGGGAGTGTGTGGCGAGCGCGTTCGTGGGTGGTTGCACGGGTGTGGGTGTGGGGCATGTTTGTGTTGTGGAACATGGTGGGTGTGGTGCAGGTGGCTGGTAGCGGTTGTTTTGTGTGTTGGTGGTGGGTGTGGGGTCTATGCGATTTTTCGAACACCCTCAGGGGGTGGGAGGGTGTTCGAAATTGCTGGTTGAATGGATAG
- a CDS encoding rhamnose ABC transporter substrate-binding protein → MRKALWLTLILAGAMHLLVACGKKQAPSGGTTATSTRTKLVVAVMPKLKGIDYFNAVERGAREAAQELGNIDLTYDGPTEGKVDQQIPFIESWTLQKVDVIAVACNDPDAISPALKRARDKGVHVITYDADANAEKSGREFFVNQATFEDIGRALVDEMASQAGEDAKVAIVSSSPTAPNQNAWIAVMKRYMAEKYPKMQIVTIQYPEEDQGRAFSMTQDILKTYSDVKGVFGLSSVAFPGAADAVRQAGKSGKVAVVGLSTPKSMKEFVKDGTVKTVILWNPVDLGYLTVYVAKAVAEGTLKPGATEFEAGRLGKVKVEGDQVLLGPPMKFTAENIDQYDF, encoded by the coding sequence TTGCGAAAGGCTTTGTGGCTCACACTGATACTGGCGGGCGCGATGCACCTGCTGGTCGCCTGCGGAAAGAAGCAAGCACCCTCAGGAGGCACCACCGCTACGAGCACCCGAACCAAACTGGTGGTGGCGGTGATGCCCAAGCTGAAAGGCATTGACTACTTCAACGCCGTAGAGCGAGGTGCCAGAGAAGCGGCGCAGGAATTGGGTAATATTGACCTCACCTACGATGGTCCCACCGAGGGCAAGGTAGACCAGCAGATTCCTTTCATCGAAAGCTGGACGCTGCAGAAAGTAGACGTGATCGCGGTAGCGTGCAACGACCCCGACGCCATCTCCCCTGCCCTGAAGCGTGCGCGGGACAAGGGCGTGCACGTGATCACTTATGACGCTGACGCCAACGCCGAAAAGTCGGGGCGGGAGTTTTTTGTCAATCAGGCGACCTTTGAGGACATCGGGCGTGCGCTGGTAGACGAAATGGCTTCGCAGGCAGGTGAAGATGCGAAAGTGGCTATTGTCAGCTCCTCCCCCACCGCGCCCAACCAGAACGCCTGGATTGCTGTCATGAAGCGCTACATGGCGGAAAAGTACCCGAAGATGCAGATTGTCACTATCCAGTACCCTGAGGAGGACCAGGGACGCGCCTTCAGTATGACGCAGGATATCCTGAAGACCTACTCCGACGTGAAGGGCGTGTTCGGGCTGTCATCGGTAGCGTTTCCCGGAGCTGCCGATGCGGTGCGTCAGGCAGGCAAGAGCGGCAAGGTAGCCGTCGTCGGGCTGTCCACCCCCAAGAGCATGAAAGAGTTCGTCAAGGACGGCACCGTGAAGACGGTCATCCTGTGGAATCCGGTGGACCTGGGCTACCTGACCGTATACGTGGCAAAAGCGGTTGCAGAAGGCACGCTGAAGCCGGGGGCTACCGAATTCGAAGCAGGAAGGCTGGGCAAAGTCAAAGTGGAGGGCGACCAGGTACTGCTGGGACCTCCCATGAAGTTCACCGCAGAGAACATTGACCAGTATGACTTCTGA
- the rbsC gene encoding ribose ABC transporter permease: MKQLIARRETVLFLLLLVEMAAMQSLSPLFLTPDNLLEVVRQSAEIGLIALAMTLVIITAGIDLSVGSIVGLSIITMGMLWEDARLSLWLAVPLALVAGALLGGFNGALITAVGIPPLIVTLATMAGFRGIALGMSQARSIRNFPEGFLWLGQGYAADIPVQVWVLAVAALLFHLALTRTAWGRSVFSIGANEAAARLSGVPVNRVKMQVYMLSGFMSALAAVIYAAHASVAKPDAGMGFELTAITAVVLGGTAVSGGEGGVLGTLIALLMVGFLRSGLTLARVPSEAQDMMVGSLLILVVAIDRWSRRAGRE; the protein is encoded by the coding sequence GTGAAACAACTCATCGCCCGGCGAGAAACGGTGCTGTTTCTGTTGCTCCTCGTGGAGATGGCGGCGATGCAGTCGCTGTCTCCCCTCTTCCTCACGCCCGACAACCTCCTTGAGGTCGTACGCCAGTCCGCCGAGATTGGGTTGATTGCGCTTGCCATGACGCTGGTTATCATCACCGCAGGAATAGACCTTTCGGTCGGCTCCATCGTGGGCTTAAGCATCATAACGATGGGCATGTTGTGGGAAGACGCGCGTTTGTCGCTATGGCTGGCGGTTCCGCTGGCGCTGGTGGCGGGTGCACTGCTTGGTGGCTTCAATGGCGCGCTCATCACCGCTGTGGGCATTCCCCCGCTCATCGTCACGCTGGCGACGATGGCAGGCTTTCGTGGCATCGCGTTGGGTATGAGTCAGGCGCGCTCCATCCGCAACTTCCCTGAGGGTTTCCTCTGGCTCGGGCAGGGTTATGCGGCAGACATCCCTGTACAGGTGTGGGTGCTGGCTGTGGCTGCCCTGCTCTTCCATCTGGCTTTGACGCGCACCGCGTGGGGGCGGTCGGTATTCAGCATCGGCGCGAACGAGGCAGCAGCGAGGCTCTCCGGCGTGCCCGTGAATCGCGTGAAGATGCAGGTGTATATGCTATCGGGGTTCATGAGCGCGCTGGCAGCGGTTATCTATGCGGCGCATGCTTCCGTCGCCAAACCCGATGCGGGAATGGGGTTCGAACTCACTGCCATCACCGCCGTCGTGCTAGGCGGCACGGCTGTCTCGGGTGGTGAGGGCGGCGTGTTGGGGACGTTGATTGCGCTGTTGATGGTGGGCTTCCTGCGAAGCGGGTTGACTCTGGCGCGCGTGCCTTCTGAAGCACAGGATATGATGGTCGGCTCGTTGCTTATCCTCGTGGTGGCGATTGACCGCTGGAGCCGTCGCGCGGGGAGAGAGTAA